In Ilumatobacter fluminis, the following proteins share a genomic window:
- a CDS encoding lysophospholipid acyltransferase family protein, whose translation MIKRAGSASFWAFVTVSSILLFPIAVVIWATTVLFDRRLVLLHRFTCFWASLYTWLNPVWSVTVDGRDKIRRGTTYVMVANHLSLLDILVMFRLFRHFKWVSKIENFRVPFIGWNMRLNRYIPLRRGDRESVIEMMAACERTLGEGSSIMMFPEGTRSSTGELRPFKPGAFELALATQTPILPIVITGTSEALPKRGFVLQGRHPIRIRVLDPIPYEEFAHLSIDALTEHVRSLIAAELGDPGDEPRS comes from the coding sequence ATGATCAAGCGAGCGGGCTCGGCGTCGTTCTGGGCATTCGTCACCGTGTCGTCGATCCTGCTCTTCCCGATCGCCGTCGTCATCTGGGCGACCACGGTTCTGTTCGATCGCCGGCTGGTCCTCCTCCACCGGTTCACGTGTTTCTGGGCGTCGCTCTACACCTGGCTCAACCCGGTGTGGTCCGTCACGGTCGACGGTCGCGACAAGATCCGGCGTGGAACCACCTACGTGATGGTGGCCAACCATCTCTCGCTGCTGGACATCCTCGTGATGTTCCGGCTCTTCCGGCACTTCAAGTGGGTGTCGAAGATCGAGAACTTCAGGGTGCCCTTCATCGGCTGGAACATGCGGCTCAACCGCTACATCCCGCTGCGGCGCGGTGACCGCGAGAGCGTGATCGAGATGATGGCAGCGTGCGAGCGGACCCTCGGCGAGGGCAGCTCGATCATGATGTTCCCGGAGGGTACCCGCTCGTCGACGGGCGAACTGCGGCCGTTCAAGCCGGGCGCGTTCGAACTCGCCCTGGCGACGCAGACCCCCATCCTGCCGATCGTCATCACCGGGACGTCCGAGGCACTCCCGAAGCGAGGATTCGTGCTCCAGGGACGACACCCGATCCGCATCCGCGTGCTCGACCCGATCCCGTACGAGGAGTTCGCCCACCTGTCGATCGATGCGCTGACCGAACACGTGCGGTCGCTCATCGCCGCAGAACTCGGCGATCCCGGCGACGAGCCTCGGAGCTGA